A genomic window from Pseudomonadota bacterium includes:
- the secA gene encoding preprotein translocase subunit SecA yields the protein MASLLTKIFGSKNEREINKLRPIVETINSLEPKIQSLSDDELKSQTAQFKERIKRGESLDEILPEAFAVVREASLRTLKMRHFDVQLIGGMVLHAGKIAEMKTGEGKTLASTLPAYLNALSGKGVHIITVNDYLAKRDAEWMGNIYNFLNLSVGTILHGLTDHERKRSYNSDITYGTNNEFGFDYLRDNMKYDWESLVQPELNFAVVDEVDSILIDEARTPLIISGPAEKSTDMYYMVNGIVPGLKKEKDYSIDEKARSVALTEDGIAKAENLLKVSNIYDPKHIELLHHVNQALKAHTLFKLDVDYIVKEGEVIIVDEFTGRLMPGRRYSDGLHQALEAKENVKIENENQTLATITFQNYFRMYNKLSGMTGTADTEAAEFKKIYNLDVAVIPTNMPMVRKDFPDAIYKTKKEKFEAALDEIAELNKKGQPVLVGTVSIDVSENMSTKLKKRGIKHTVLNAKNHEKEAEIISMAGQKGAVTISTNMAGRGTDIVLGEGVTELGGLHVLGTERHESRRIDNQLRGRSGRQGDPGSSRFYLALEDDLLRIFGGERITGIMEKLGMQEGEPIEHGLISRAIENAQAKVEGHNFDIRKQLLEYDDVMNQQREVIYKQRREALNGQSLKPSIESMILEKAEEIALLYADEKVLPEEWDIKGLSEAVFTQFNFRLNNISAEVLENLNGEELEQIIFDEAMAVYNQKESQIEDENFRQLERIVMLQTVDGMWKDHLLSMDHLKEGIGLRGYAQQNPLIVYKKEGFELFQDMISRVKDEVVNILFRIQISEPEKIDDISKPKEQKLIFSGGDDSVSKKPAKREDKKVGRNDPCPCGSGGKYKKCCGK from the coding sequence GAGAAGCTTCTCTTAGAACCCTTAAAATGAGGCACTTTGATGTTCAGTTGATCGGAGGAATGGTTCTGCATGCCGGTAAAATAGCTGAAATGAAAACCGGCGAAGGAAAAACGCTCGCATCCACTTTGCCGGCATATCTGAATGCTCTATCCGGGAAAGGGGTTCATATCATAACCGTAAATGATTATCTGGCAAAACGTGATGCCGAGTGGATGGGCAATATCTATAATTTCCTTAATCTTTCAGTCGGAACAATTTTACATGGCTTAACAGATCATGAACGAAAAAGATCTTACAATTCGGATATTACTTATGGCACAAATAATGAGTTTGGTTTTGATTATTTAAGAGACAATATGAAGTACGACTGGGAATCCCTTGTTCAGCCTGAGCTAAATTTTGCGGTAGTAGATGAAGTAGATAGTATATTAATTGATGAAGCAAGAACCCCTCTTATTATTTCCGGCCCTGCTGAAAAATCGACCGATATGTATTATATGGTTAATGGAATAGTCCCCGGCCTTAAGAAAGAAAAAGATTATTCTATTGATGAGAAAGCCAGATCAGTAGCATTAACCGAGGACGGAATTGCTAAAGCCGAAAACTTGCTGAAGGTAAGTAATATTTATGATCCTAAGCACATAGAGTTATTGCATCACGTCAATCAGGCATTAAAGGCCCATACATTGTTTAAACTGGATGTTGATTACATTGTAAAAGAGGGCGAGGTTATAATTGTTGATGAATTTACGGGTCGCTTGATGCCAGGACGGCGCTACAGCGATGGTTTGCATCAAGCTCTCGAGGCAAAGGAAAATGTAAAGATAGAAAATGAAAACCAGACCTTAGCTACTATTACATTCCAGAACTACTTCAGGATGTATAATAAGCTTTCCGGTATGACGGGAACAGCAGATACCGAAGCCGCTGAGTTTAAGAAAATTTATAATCTTGATGTAGCTGTTATTCCCACAAATATGCCTATGGTAAGAAAAGACTTTCCTGATGCTATCTATAAAACAAAAAAAGAGAAGTTTGAAGCAGCTTTAGATGAAATTGCCGAACTCAACAAAAAAGGCCAACCAGTTCTTGTGGGAACAGTGTCTATAGATGTTTCGGAAAATATGAGTACTAAGCTTAAAAAAAGAGGAATTAAGCATACGGTATTAAATGCCAAAAACCATGAGAAAGAAGCCGAAATTATTTCTATGGCAGGCCAAAAAGGTGCTGTAACCATTTCAACAAACATGGCCGGGCGTGGAACAGATATAGTTTTGGGAGAAGGTGTAACCGAGCTTGGCGGGCTTCATGTGTTGGGAACGGAAAGGCATGAAAGCAGGCGCATAGATAACCAGCTTCGCGGGCGTTCTGGCAGACAGGGTGACCCTGGATCTTCCCGCTTTTATCTTGCTTTAGAGGACGATTTGCTCAGAATTTTTGGTGGGGAACGTATTACCGGCATAATGGAAAAACTTGGTATGCAGGAAGGAGAACCAATAGAACACGGGCTTATAAGCAGAGCAATTGAAAATGCCCAGGCAAAGGTTGAAGGGCACAATTTTGACATAAGAAAGCAACTCCTTGAATATGATGATGTAATGAACCAGCAAAGAGAAGTTATATATAAACAAAGGCGAGAGGCACTAAACGGACAAAGTCTGAAGCCTTCTATTGAGAGCATGATACTTGAAAAGGCTGAGGAAATTGCTTTGCTATATGCAGACGAAAAGGTGCTTCCCGAAGAGTGGGATATAAAGGGTTTGTCTGAAGCGGTTTTTACACAATTTAATTTTCGCTTAAATAATATAAGCGCTGAAGTTCTTGAGAATTTAAATGGAGAAGAGCTTGAGCAGATCATATTTGACGAAGCTATGGCAGTTTATAACCAGAAAGAGAGCCAGATAGAAGATGAAAATTTCAGGCAACTCGAACGAATTGTTATGTTACAGACGGTAGATGGTATGTGGAAGGATCATCTCCTTTCAATGGATCATCTCAAAGAAGGTATAGGATTAAGAGGCTATGCACAGCAGAATCCGCTTATTGTATATAAAAAAGAGGGCTTTGAGCTGTTTCAGGATATGATATCAAGGGTAAAGGATGAAGTTGTTAATATATTATTTAGAATACAGATATCCGAGCCGGAAAAAATTGATGATATCAGTAAGCCAAAGGAACAAAAGCTTATATTTTCAGGCGGTGATGATTCTGTTTCAAAAAAGCCTGCAAAAAGAGAAGATAAAAAAGTCGGAAGAAATGATCCCTGTCCTTGTGGGAGTGGAGGTAAATACAAAAAATGCTGCGGCAAATAA